A region from the Triticum aestivum cultivar Chinese Spring chromosome 3D, IWGSC CS RefSeq v2.1, whole genome shotgun sequence genome encodes:
- the LOC123075068 gene encoding uncharacterized protein, translated as MNGYRNLASSPPAPSGGGEPQPAPSPAAAKEGKWEGAAVGAAAIVRNLSSSSQRFASVERSKSTGAHRGGGFQAAVRRAFSMRRQPASGLSEGYWRIHDGLDDGDDDAEAPEEVDGQKKHQVAEAAVPGDAAASNDEIGKETKKKKRGHIFKACKKLLGFKHV; from the coding sequence ATGAACGGGTACCGCAACCTCGCCTCGTCCCCTCCGGCGCCCAGCGGCGGCGGGGAGCCGCAGCCAGCCCCGTCCCCGGCCGCGGCGAAGGAGGGCAAGTGGGAGGGGGCGGCGGTCGGCGCGGCGGCCATCGTCAGGAACCTCTCGTCCTCCTCCCAGAGGTTCGCGTCCGTGGAGCGGAGCAAGTCCACCGGCGCCCACCGCGGCGGCGGCTTCCAGGCGGCCGTGAGGAGGGCCTTCTCCATGCGGAGGCAGCCGGCGTCCGGCCTCTCGGAGGGGTACTGGCGGATCCACGACGGcctggacgacggcgacgacgacgccgAGGCGCCCGAGGAGGTCGACGGGCAGAAGAAGCATCAGGTGGCGGAGGCCGCGGTGCCGGGAGACGCCGCGGCGAGCAACGACGAGATcggcaaggagacgaagaagaagaagaggggtcaCATCTTCAAGGCGTGCAAGAAGCTTCTTGGGTTCAAACATGTCTAG
- the LOC123075069 gene encoding uncharacterized protein, whose protein sequence is MSESGQRSRAWPPGDAAMTPSEPAAAADARGEATTLRDFGTSMDAISFGFAATAILISIFLLMAIFEHLIRPQAFQAPADSPGGRRRRGHRSPGKPRSPPMVQTVLQAADLSVLMPGQRYPTYLAQPAPLPPPCPREGVHWPPHDHHRSHMPP, encoded by the exons ATGAGCGAGTCTGGGCAGAGGTCGAGGGCGTGGCCACCGGGGGACGCCGCGATGACGCCGTCCGAGCCGGCTGCGGCCGCGGACGCGAGGGGCGAGGCGACGACGCTGAGGGACTTCGGCACGTCCATGGACGCCATCTCCTTCGGCTTCGCGGCCACGGCCATCCTCATCTCCATCTTCCTCCTCATGGCCATCTTCGAGCACCTCATCAGGCCCCAGGCCTTCCAGGCGCCGGCCGACTCCCCGGGCGGCAGACGCCGGCGTGGCCACCGCTCGCCCGGCAAACCCCGGAGCCCGCCCATG GTGCAGACGGTGCTGCAGGCGGCGGACCTGTCGGTGCTGATGCCGGGGCAGCGGTACCCGACCTACCTCGCGCAGCCGGCGCcattgccgccgccgtgccccagGGAGGGGGTGCACTGGCCGCCGCACGACCACCACCGCTCCCACATGCCACCCTGA